In Bacillus sp. KH172YL63, one genomic interval encodes:
- a CDS encoding murein hydrolase activator EnvC family protein, giving the protein MNKKYFVSLTIAAALTIGSLPTLATTANANSSVEDLKKQQDNISSKKEEINGKIDEKKAEINQNITKQKDIQAQIAEISTKLKDTETKITEKTKEIDETTEKINKLKEEIEVLKKKIAERNELLKERARAIQEKGGSANYLDVLLGADSFGDFINRVTAVNTIVSADKKIMDEQKRDQAELEKKQAEVEKELADLQASKANLESLKKDLDSQKAKKADLFKQLEAQQATLKVEKADLEKESEELSKMEHQLEGEIQAEQARLAELARKREIERKRQAEAEAAKRAASQQQATGGSSSSPAASAPAAPVSAGAWTSPASGTVTTNFGWDTLNGKQRFHYGMDIAARGSVPISAAADGYVIKSQYSSSYGNVVYITHSINGKMFTTVYAHMSSSLVGQGQAVNKGDQIGYMGNTGYSFGQHLHFELHAGPWNASHSNAVNPRQYINF; this is encoded by the coding sequence TTGAACAAGAAGTATTTTGTATCATTAACAATCGCAGCAGCATTAACAATCGGAAGTCTACCAACGTTAGCTACAACTGCTAACGCTAACTCCTCTGTAGAGGACTTGAAGAAACAGCAGGACAACATCTCTTCTAAGAAAGAAGAAATCAACGGCAAGATTGATGAGAAGAAAGCAGAGATTAATCAAAATATCACTAAACAAAAAGATATTCAGGCACAGATTGCGGAGATCAGTACCAAACTAAAAGATACTGAAACTAAAATCACTGAAAAAACAAAAGAAATCGATGAGACGACTGAAAAAATCAACAAACTTAAAGAAGAGATCGAAGTTCTGAAGAAGAAAATCGCAGAGCGCAATGAGCTTCTTAAAGAGCGTGCACGTGCAATCCAGGAAAAAGGCGGCTCAGCAAACTACCTGGATGTACTTCTTGGTGCGGACAGCTTCGGAGATTTTATCAACCGTGTAACAGCAGTGAACACAATCGTCAGTGCAGATAAAAAGATCATGGACGAGCAGAAACGTGATCAAGCTGAATTAGAGAAGAAGCAAGCAGAAGTTGAAAAAGAACTTGCAGACCTTCAAGCTTCCAAAGCGAATCTTGAGTCACTGAAAAAAGACCTGGACAGTCAAAAAGCGAAAAAAGCTGACCTGTTCAAGCAGCTCGAAGCACAACAAGCTACACTGAAAGTAGAAAAAGCAGACCTTGAAAAAGAATCTGAAGAGCTTTCTAAAATGGAGCACCAGCTTGAAGGTGAAATCCAGGCTGAACAGGCACGTCTAGCCGAGCTTGCCCGTAAACGGGAAATCGAACGCAAGCGCCAGGCTGAAGCAGAAGCTGCAAAACGTGCGGCATCCCAGCAACAGGCGACAGGCGGTTCATCTTCATCTCCAGCGGCGTCAGCTCCAGCAGCACCTGTTAGCGCCGGTGCATGGACATCTCCAGCTTCAGGAACGGTTACAACCAACTTCGGCTGGGATACGCTGAACGGCAAGCAACGCTTCCACTATGGGATGGATATCGCAGCACGGGGCAGTGTGCCGATCTCTGCAGCGGCAGATGGTTATGTTATTAAAAGCCAGTACAGTTCAAGCTACGGAAACGTCGTATACATCACTCACTCTATCAATGGTAAAATGTTCACCACTGTATATGCCCACATGTCTTCTTCTTTAGTCGGACAGGGACAAGCAGTGAACAAAGGTGATCAAATCGGTTATATGGGGAATACAGGCTACTCATTCGGACAGCATTTACACTTTGAGCTTCATGCAGGCCCTTGGAATGCATCCCATTCAAACGCTGTAAACCCACGTCAATACATCAACTTCTAA
- the ftsX gene encoding permease-like cell division protein FtsX yields MKARTYSRHLRESLKSIGRNGWMTFASVSAVTVTLLLVGVFIVLMLNMNKVATDIERDVEVRVLLEIGTEKSQIDAIDKKIHSISGVESVEYSSKEQELQNLVKDLGDDFRLFEQDNPLYDVFIVKAENPRETGKIAREINQYEGVNEALYGEAKIEKLFNVLEMSRNVGLVLIIGLLFTAMFLISNTIKITIVARRREIEIMKLVGATNWFVRWPFILEGLWLGILGSIIPIALVTTGYYYAYEFIKPKLQNHFIQILDFTPFIYQVNGLILLMGCLIGAWGSFMSVRKFLKV; encoded by the coding sequence ATGAAAGCTAGAACATATAGCCGCCACCTGAGAGAGAGTCTTAAAAGCATCGGACGAAACGGCTGGATGACATTCGCATCCGTCAGTGCCGTCACCGTAACATTGTTGCTTGTCGGTGTGTTTATTGTCCTGATGTTAAACATGAATAAAGTTGCAACAGACATTGAAAGAGACGTTGAAGTGCGGGTATTGCTTGAAATCGGTACGGAAAAGTCTCAAATCGATGCAATTGATAAGAAGATTCACTCCATAAGCGGGGTCGAATCGGTTGAATATTCTTCCAAAGAGCAAGAACTTCAAAATCTTGTGAAGGATCTTGGAGATGACTTCAGACTATTTGAACAGGATAACCCGTTATACGATGTGTTCATCGTGAAAGCGGAAAATCCCCGGGAAACTGGTAAAATAGCTCGGGAAATTAATCAGTATGAAGGTGTCAATGAAGCCTTGTACGGTGAAGCGAAGATTGAAAAATTATTCAATGTGCTGGAAATGAGTCGAAACGTTGGACTTGTGTTGATCATCGGTCTATTGTTTACCGCTATGTTCCTCATCTCGAATACAATCAAAATCACCATTGTCGCGAGAAGAAGGGAAATCGAGATAATGAAACTCGTAGGTGCAACCAACTGGTTTGTACGCTGGCCATTCATATTAGAAGGATTATGGCTCGGAATTTTAGGTTCTATTATCCCGATCGCTCTTGTCACAACAGGTTACTACTATGCTTATGAATTTATTAAACCAAAACTACAAAACCATTTTATTCAGATATTAGATTTTACCCCTTTTATCTATCAAGTAAACGGATTGATTCTATTAATGGGTTGCTTGATCGGGGCTTGGGGAAGCTTTATGTCCGTACGTAAGTTCTTAAAAGTGTAA
- the ftsE gene encoding cell division ATP-binding protein FtsE: MIEMKDVYKQYSNGVMAANGLNVHIKQGEFVYVVGPSGAGKSTFIKMMYREERPSKGDIIVNGINLAKIRNSRVPYLRRNVGVVFQDFKLLPSLTIYENIAFALEVIEEQPKQIKKRVMEVLDLVGLKHKARMLPNELSGGEQQRVSIARSIVNTPKLVIADEPTGNLDPETSWDIMNILEDISNRGTTVIMATHNREIVNTIKHRVIAIENGRIVRDEQRGDYGYES, from the coding sequence ATGATAGAAATGAAAGACGTCTATAAGCAGTACAGCAATGGTGTCATGGCTGCTAATGGTTTGAACGTCCACATTAAGCAAGGCGAGTTTGTGTATGTTGTCGGTCCAAGTGGTGCCGGGAAATCTACATTCATTAAAATGATGTACCGTGAAGAACGCCCTTCAAAAGGTGATATTATCGTGAACGGTATTAATCTGGCAAAAATACGAAACAGCAGGGTTCCATATTTAAGAAGAAACGTTGGGGTTGTATTTCAGGATTTCAAGCTGTTACCATCGCTTACAATCTATGAAAATATCGCCTTTGCACTTGAAGTGATAGAAGAACAGCCTAAGCAAATCAAGAAGAGGGTCATGGAAGTGCTTGATCTTGTAGGATTGAAGCACAAAGCAAGAATGCTTCCAAATGAATTGTCAGGCGGAGAACAGCAGCGGGTATCGATCGCACGTTCCATCGTGAACACGCCGAAGCTTGTGATCGCTGATGAGCCTACAGGGAATCTTGACCCTGAAACGTCCTGGGATATCATGAACATTCTCGAAGATATCAGCAACCGGGGAACGACGGTCATCATGGCCACCCATAACCGGGAAATCGTCAATACAATCAAGCATCGGGTAATCGCCATCGAGAATGGCCGGATTGTCCGGGACGAACAGCGAGGTGATTACGGTTATGAAAGCTAG
- the cccB gene encoding cytochrome c551 encodes MKKKLLGVLFGASLVLAACGGDGDSTETSSGGVDPEKIVTNKCTSCHGGNLEGGMGPALKNIGAELSKDQILETIQNGKGQMPPGLIKGEEAEAVAEWLSNKK; translated from the coding sequence ATGAAGAAAAAGCTGCTTGGTGTTCTTTTTGGCGCTTCATTGGTACTGGCAGCCTGCGGTGGAGACGGTGACAGTACAGAAACAAGCTCTGGCGGAGTGGACCCTGAAAAAATCGTCACCAATAAATGCACCAGCTGCCACGGTGGAAACCTTGAAGGTGGTATGGGGCCGGCCCTGAAAAATATCGGTGCCGAACTGAGCAAAGATCAGATTCTTGAAACCATTCAAAACGGAAAAGGACAGATGCCTCCTGGACTCATCAAAGGGGAAGAAGCGGAAGCCGTGGCTGAATGGTTATCGAATAAAAAATAA
- a CDS encoding YitT family protein gives MGLKERRREQAFNPRKEKLLEYLFVVFGSTIVAIAFNVFLLPNEVASGGVSGISTILYGLFDWRPAYVQWAFNIPLFIAGLIFLGLQFGVKTAIGTVFLPLVVYLTEDWQPWTEDPLLGALFGGIGVGIGLGIVFRGKASTGGTDLAAQIVNKFTGFSLGTCVAMIDGMIVLSAAIVYDIERGLYALIGLYVTSKTIDLVQVGISRSKMALIITNRQEEVREGILSKIDRGVTKLSAYGGYTDDERPILMCVVDQTEFTKLKQLVKTIDPSAFVVTMDASEVLGEGFKRV, from the coding sequence ATGGGTTTGAAGGAAAGGCGTCGGGAGCAGGCTTTTAATCCGAGGAAAGAGAAGTTGTTAGAGTATTTGTTTGTTGTGTTTGGATCGACGATTGTGGCAATTGCGTTCAATGTGTTTTTACTTCCTAATGAAGTGGCATCAGGCGGAGTGAGCGGGATTTCGACGATCCTGTACGGTTTGTTTGACTGGAGGCCGGCGTATGTTCAATGGGCATTTAACATCCCGCTGTTCATAGCAGGATTGATTTTTCTGGGACTTCAGTTTGGTGTGAAAACGGCGATTGGGACCGTATTTTTACCTCTTGTCGTTTACTTGACGGAAGATTGGCAGCCGTGGACAGAGGATCCCCTGCTAGGGGCACTCTTCGGCGGAATTGGAGTCGGCATTGGTCTTGGCATCGTCTTTCGGGGGAAAGCCTCTACGGGAGGGACGGACCTTGCAGCACAGATCGTCAATAAATTCACAGGCTTTTCCCTCGGTACATGTGTCGCCATGATCGACGGCATGATCGTTCTGTCTGCAGCGATCGTCTACGATATCGAACGTGGCTTATACGCTCTCATAGGCTTGTATGTCACGAGCAAGACCATCGATTTGGTGCAGGTGGGGATCAGCAGATCGAAGATGGCACTGATCATTACAAACCGACAAGAAGAGGTACGTGAAGGGATCTTGAGTAAGATCGACCGTGGCGTGACCAAATTATCCGCATACGGGGGATATACGGATGACGAGCGTCCGATCCTGATGTGCGTTGTGGATCAAACAGAATTCACAAAACTGAAACAACTGGTCAAAACCATTGATCCTTCTGCGTTTGTCGTCACAATGGACGCATCCGAGGTCCTTGGTGAAGGTTTCAAACGGGTGTAA
- the prfB gene encoding peptide chain release factor 2 (programmed frameshift), with protein MEISEIRAELEKTAKTLADFRGSLDLENKEARIQELDEIMVQPDFWDDQQKAQGLINEGNGLKDLVNEYKSLLESHENLELTLELIKEEPDEELQKDLEEELEDLVKRLNDYELQLLLSEEHDKNNAILELHPGAGGTESQDWGSMLLRMYTRWAEKKGFKVETLDYLAGDEAGIKSVTLAIKGHNAYGYLKAEKGVHRLVRISPFDSSGRRHTSFVSCEVMPEFNEEIEIEIRTEDLKIDTYRASGAGGQHINTTDSAVRITHLPTNVVVTCQSERSQIKNRESAMKMLKAKLYQKRIEEQEQELAEIRGEQKEIGWGSQIRSYVFHPYSMVKDHRTNTESGNVQGVMDGDIDPFINAYLRSRIQ; from the exons ATGGAAATTTCAGAAATCAGAGCAGAGTTAGAAAAAACAGCTAAGACATTAGCGGACTTCAGGGGGTCTCTT GACTTAGAAAACAAAGAGGCAAGAATTCAGGAACTGGATGAAATCATGGTTCAGCCGGACTTCTGGGATGACCAGCAAAAAGCACAGGGACTCATCAACGAAGGAAACGGATTAAAGGATTTAGTGAACGAGTACAAATCTTTGCTTGAATCCCATGAAAACCTTGAACTTACACTGGAATTAATCAAAGAAGAGCCGGATGAGGAGCTTCAAAAAGATCTTGAAGAAGAGCTTGAAGATCTTGTCAAACGTCTGAATGATTACGAGCTTCAGCTGCTACTAAGCGAGGAGCATGATAAAAACAACGCCATCCTCGAGCTTCACCCGGGTGCAGGCGGGACCGAGTCACAGGACTGGGGTTCGATGCTTCTGCGCATGTACACGCGCTGGGCTGAAAAAAAAGGATTCAAAGTTGAAACCCTTGACTACCTGGCTGGAGATGAAGCTGGGATCAAGAGTGTGACCCTTGCCATCAAAGGACACAATGCGTATGGGTACCTTAAAGCTGAAAAAGGGGTACACCGCCTTGTCCGTATTTCGCCTTTCGATTCTTCAGGCCGCCGTCACACATCCTTCGTATCATGTGAAGTCATGCCGGAATTCAATGAAGAAATCGAAATCGAAATCCGTACGGAAGATCTGAAAATTGATACGTACCGTGCAAGCGGAGCTGGCGGACAGCATATCAATACAACCGACTCGGCGGTCCGGATCACCCACCTTCCGACCAATGTCGTGGTAACTTGCCAATCGGAACGTTCGCAAATCAAGAACCGTGAGTCAGCCATGAAGATGCTGAAAGCGAAGCTCTACCAAAAACGGATCGAAGAGCAAGAGCAGGAACTTGCTGAAATCCGCGGTGAGCAAAAGGAAATCGGATGGGGAAGCCAAATCCGTTCCTACGTCTTCCATCCATACTCCATGGTCAAAGACCACAGAACCAACACAGAATCAGGGAACGTACAAGGCGTCATGGACGGCGACATCGATCCATTCATCAACGCATACCTCCGTTCCAGAATTCAATAA